The following proteins are encoded in a genomic region of Musa acuminata AAA Group cultivar baxijiao chromosome BXJ2-11, Cavendish_Baxijiao_AAA, whole genome shotgun sequence:
- the LOC135627644 gene encoding RING-H2 finger protein ATL16-like, translating to MDASHVEPPPPPHSSASVTSFPVLAITILGILTTAMLLISYYVFVIKCRLVWPRSDLLRCLFSSAESRRHRHLYIPPVIHAIATEFHGLDPSVIRSIPVIKFTRAGDGDARRKTSFHDCAICLNEFREEERLKLLPDCSHAFHIDCIDTWLQFNANCPLCRTGITSSSVGLATDHVVALAPRREQSGSFAVDVRDEVSDQTSRGEASNPSLWKKRRKHNKVGSMGDECIDVRGKDEQFRVQPIRRSFSMDSSAERQLYLSVQEEILRQKQNCYEAGSGEGSSSNVRGGDGGGSGRVRRSLFSFGRSSRIPVLPRLLDV from the coding sequence ATGGATGCGTCTCATGTTGAACCACCGCCACCTCCACACTCCTCCGCTTCCGTCACCAGCTTTCCGGTCCTGGCCATCACCATCTTGGGCATTCTGACCACCGCCATGCTCCTCATCAGCTACTACGTCTTCGTCATCAAGTGCCGCCTCGTCTGGCCGCGCTCTGACCTCCTCCGCTGCCTCTTCTCCTCTGCCGAGTCCCGCCGCCATCGCCACCTCTATATACCTCCCGTCATCCACGCCATCGCCACCGAGTTCCACGGTCTTGATCCGTCGGTAATCCGTTCCATTCCCGTCATCAAATTCACGAGAGCGGGCGACGGCGACGCCCGACGGAAGACGTCCTTCCACGACTGTGCAATCTGCTTGAATGAGTTCCGGGAGGAGGAAAGGCTCAAGCTGCTTCCTGACTGCTCTCATGCCTTCCATATCGACTGCATCGATACCTGGCTCCAGTTCAACGCCAACTGCCCGCTGTGTCGGACGGGTATCACGAGTTCTTCTGTCGGCTTGGCGACTGATCACGTCGTAGCGCTCGCTCCTCGACGTGAGCAGAGTGGAAGCTTCGCGGTGGATGTGAGGGATGAAGTTAGTGACCAAACCTCAAGAGGGGAGGCAAGCAATCCTTCGctgtggaagaagaggaggaagcacaACAAAGTGGGGAGCATGGGGGACGAATGCATTGATGTCAGGGGAAAGGATGAGCAGTTCCGTGTTCAGCCCATAAGGAGGTCATTCTCCATGGACTCATCCGCCGAAAGGCAGCTCTACCTGTCAGTCCAGGAGGAGATCTTGAGACAGAAGCAGAACTGTTATGAAGCAGGCAGTGGTGAAGGAAGCAGCAGCAACGTTCGTGGCGGAGACGGTGGCGGGAGCGGAAGAGTTCGGCGGTCATTGTTCTCGTTCGGCCGGAGCTCCAGGATTCCGGTCCTTCCAAGGCTGCTTGATGTGTGA